A single Mercenaria mercenaria strain notata chromosome 9, MADL_Memer_1, whole genome shotgun sequence DNA region contains:
- the LOC123547601 gene encoding uncharacterized protein LOC123547601, translating to MKSNEMERKGNIDILDETKDDVVTPRKTNGESDRLKGNIDIIDETTDIICEKNVKDEHLKVSSGNCSKIVIDPLDEGKYQMVTSNPKNSNDNIGLNINVCTFDEEKEKVKHVKELPQSDRETGRNSNHCAKDENQFEQTSGEGAFKGHVNNETDTTAKIWTQQKDRILNVNKDTYENILNPDVDNGNISADCEETSADFSQKEQFNKDHIESYVDSFKHKNLNDKQERRLNPFDQKRSPAVSTTHMKVSLEPESSSVGPEEKASDICSDPCDFCERTSDYMCKYCKYFYCKECLDKLHPALGPYKSHRVIPTNGGIVIEHHEKCSDHGLVAQLFCSYCEQKRCAECANTRCYLHFKGKVSEADIEREKAILVDELEKATAKLGFLDRYKEKVESELDNIEITGLLRREQIKQEFVSFHELLIQEEATIIEKLDEDIQERRDHVRGTLQTSVATLEREDAVLSTTVTELVQSENAAQFIEDCVMANDLCSKIDDTVSKFDRAWAKNSTYSRSQILDNQFSMFLEKKQLLEKLEKTDTLLLCSNILLAEATKISVFILPTTYKCLLFLPQHRSVTLCKY from the exons ATGAAATCAAACGAAATGGAGCGGAAAGGAAATATTGATATATTAGATGAAACAAAAGATGACGTGGTGACACCCAGAAAAACTAACGGAGAAAGTGACAGACTAAAGGGTAATATAGATATAATTGATGAGACAACAGACATAATTTGTGAGAAAAACGTGAAAGATGAACATCTTAAAGTATCTTCAGGTAATTGCAGTAAAATTGTTATTGATCCTTTAGATGAGGGAAAATATCAGATGGTGACATCCAATCCCAAGAACAGTAACGATAATATCGGACTAAATATTAATGTGTGTACATTTGATGAGGAAAAAGAAAAAGTTAAACATGTAAAAGAATTACCACAAAGTGACAGAGAAACTGGCAGAAATTCTAATCATTGTGCTAAAGATGAAAATCAGTTTGAGCAGACTTCTGGGGAAGGAGCATTCAAAGGACATGTAAATAATGAAACAGATACAACAGCTAAAATCTGGACACAACAGAAAGAtagaattttaaatgttaataaaGACACCTATGAAAACATTCTGAACCCTGACGTTGATAACGGTAACATCAGCGCAGACTGTGAAGAAACATCTGCAGACTTCAGTCAAAAAGAGCAGTTCAATAAGGATCATATAGAAAGTTATGTCGATAGTTTTAAGCACAAAAATCTTAATGATAAACAAGAAAGACGGTTGAACCCCTTTGATCAAAAACGATCACCAGCTGTTTCAACTACACATATGAAAGTGTCATTGGAGCCTGAAAGTTCTTCTGTTGGTCCGGAAGAGAAAGCGTCAGATATTTGCTCAGATCCATGCGATTTTTGTGAGAGGACCTCAGATTATATGTGCAAGTATTGTAAATACTTCTACTGCAAAGAGTGTCTTGATAAGCTTCATCCGGCGCTCGGGCCGTATAAGTCCCACCGAGTCATTCCAACAAATGGAGGAATTGTAATTGAacatcatgaaaaatgttcaGACCACGGTTTGGTAGCACAATTATTTTGCTCTTACTGTGAACAAAAACGGTGTGCAGAATGTGCCAACACAAGATGTTACCTTCATTTCAAGGGAAAAGTGAGTGAGGCTGATATTGAAAGAGAAAAG GCAATACTGGTTGATGAATTAGAAAAAGCAACTGCGAAGTTAGGATTTTTGGACAGATACAAAGAGAAGGTGGAAAGTGAACTTGATAATATTGAG atcaCTGGGTTACTTAGAAGAGAACAGATAAAACAGGAATTTGTGTCTTTTCATGAGCTTCTGATACAGGAAGAAGCAACAATTATAGAAAAGTTAGATGAG GATATCCAAGAAAGAAGGGACCATGTGAGGGGTACTTTGCAAACCAGTGTTGCAACTCTAGAAAGAGAGGATGCAGTGCTCTCTACAACGGTTACAGAGCTAGTACAGTCAGAGAACGCTGCTCAATTTATTGAG GATTGTGTAATGGCAAATGATCT ATGCAGTAAGATTGATGATACAGTAAGCAAATTTGACAGAGCCTGGGCCAAAAATTCTACATACAGTAGAAGTCAAATTCTTGACAACCAGTTTAGCATGTTCCTTGAAAAGAAGCAACTCCTAGAAAAGCTTGAAAAAACAG ATACTTTACTTTTATGCTCAAATATTCTTTTGGCTGAAGCAACGAAGATATCAGTTTTTATTTTACCGACTACCTACAAATGCCTGCTGTTCCTACCTCAACACAGGTCTGTTACACTGTGCAAGTACTAG